In Streptomyces hawaiiensis, one genomic interval encodes:
- a CDS encoding dihydrodipicolinate synthase family protein yields MSSVAFETQRAALADVVAIPVTPFAEDGSVAQDTHRALLRRLLDGGITTLTPNGNTGEFYALTPEERRLVTELTIDEAGERAVVLVGVGHDIPTAVASARHARELGAHMVMVHQPVHPYVSQAGWVDYHRAIAAAVPELGVVPYIRNAQLTGARLAELADACPNVIGVKYAVPDAARFAAFARDAGLERFVWVAGLAEPYAPSYFSAGATGFTSGLVNVAPAVSLNMIEALRSGDYPAAMKVWEQIRRFEELRAANGSADNVTVVKEALASLGLCRREVRPPSKSLPESERAEVAAIAAGWSI; encoded by the coding sequence ATGAGCAGCGTGGCGTTCGAGACCCAGCGTGCGGCCCTGGCCGACGTGGTGGCGATCCCGGTGACCCCGTTCGCCGAGGACGGCTCCGTCGCGCAGGACACCCACCGGGCCCTGCTGCGCCGCCTGCTCGACGGCGGCATCACGACCCTCACCCCGAACGGCAACACCGGCGAGTTCTACGCCCTGACCCCCGAAGAGCGCCGCCTGGTCACGGAGCTGACGATCGACGAGGCCGGGGAGCGGGCCGTCGTCCTGGTCGGCGTCGGGCACGACATCCCCACCGCCGTCGCCTCCGCCCGGCACGCCCGGGAGCTCGGCGCCCACATGGTGATGGTCCACCAGCCCGTCCACCCCTACGTCTCCCAGGCCGGCTGGGTCGACTACCACCGCGCCATCGCCGCGGCCGTGCCCGAGCTGGGCGTCGTGCCGTACATCCGCAACGCGCAGCTCACCGGTGCCCGGCTCGCCGAACTCGCCGACGCCTGCCCGAACGTCATCGGCGTGAAGTACGCCGTCCCCGACGCGGCCAGATTCGCCGCGTTCGCCCGGGACGCGGGTCTGGAGCGGTTCGTGTGGGTGGCGGGGCTCGCCGAGCCGTACGCCCCCTCCTACTTCTCCGCCGGCGCCACCGGATTCACCTCGGGGCTGGTGAACGTCGCCCCGGCCGTCTCCCTGAACATGATCGAGGCGCTGCGCTCCGGCGACTACCCGGCCGCGATGAAGGTCTGGGAGCAGATCCGCCGCTTCGAGGAGCTGCGCGCCGCCAACGGCTCCGCCGACAACGTCACCGTCGTCAAGGAGGCCCTCGCCTCCCTCGGGCTGTGCCGCCGCGAGGTCCGCCCGCCGAGCAAGTCGCTGCCGGAGAGCGAACGCGCCGAGGTCGCCGCCATCGCCGCCGGGTGGTCGATATGA
- a CDS encoding GntR family transcriptional regulator, translating into MTSVPTPIPSRTQYVLEGIKHRILTGQLTPGQALVETELAAQFGVSKTPVREALKTLAGTGLVVMSQYKGVTVRMVDADMAREVYDVRLLLEPEALKRAVQRGASLDVAREALTRADAATDTAERSLANREFHRALYLPCGNPLLGRMLDEVRDQAALVSAVAWAASPSWEREAGEHREILRLALDGDADGAARALHAHIASFVQRAFPQAGLEQEGQE; encoded by the coding sequence ATGACCTCTGTGCCCACGCCGATCCCCTCACGCACGCAGTACGTGCTGGAGGGGATCAAACACCGCATCCTCACGGGGCAGTTGACGCCCGGGCAGGCGCTGGTCGAGACCGAGCTCGCCGCGCAGTTCGGGGTGTCCAAGACCCCGGTGCGTGAGGCGCTCAAGACCCTCGCCGGGACCGGGCTGGTCGTGATGAGCCAGTACAAGGGCGTCACCGTGCGCATGGTGGACGCGGACATGGCGCGCGAGGTCTACGACGTCCGGCTGTTGCTGGAGCCCGAGGCGCTGAAGCGGGCTGTGCAGCGCGGGGCCTCCCTGGACGTCGCCCGCGAGGCGCTGACCCGGGCCGACGCCGCCACCGACACCGCCGAACGCTCCCTCGCCAACCGGGAGTTCCACCGCGCCCTGTATCTGCCGTGCGGCAACCCGCTGCTCGGCCGGATGCTCGACGAGGTCCGTGACCAGGCCGCCCTGGTCTCCGCCGTCGCCTGGGCCGCCTCGCCCTCCTGGGAGCGGGAGGCCGGCGAGCACCGGGAGATCCTGCGGCTCGCCCTCGACGGCGACGCCGACGGCGCGGCGCGTGCCCTGCACGCCCACATCGCGTCCTTCGTGCAGCGCGCTTTCCCCCAGGCAGGACTGGAACAGGAAGGTCAGGAATGA